GGACAGCGCGGCCGGCGCCGCGAGGCCGTGCCGGACGGCCGCGCCGATCAGCCCGGCGGTGGCGTCGCAGGCCTGGACCAGCAGCCCGATCCGGTTCGCGGCCGCCTCGGGCGGGGCCGGCGGGGACATCGCCAGCAGCGCGGCCACGGCCCGGTCCGCGCGGGCCACCGCGGCCGGGGCGGCGCCCGGGTGGTACGCCGCCGCCACCGCGGCCACTGCCGGCCCGGCCGCCGCCAGGTCGGCCAGGCCGAGCCGCGCCGCCAGCACCGAGAGGGGTACGCGCCGCGCCAGCACCTCCAGCGTCCCGCCGGCCCGGTCGCGTTCGTCCCCGGTACGCCCGGCGGCCACCCCGTCCCGCGACCCACCGGCCGGGCCGGCCCCGTCCAGCGCTTGCCGGGCGGCCGCCTCGTCCAGCGCCTCCCCGGCCAACCGGGCCGCCGCCTGCCGCAGCTCGTCCGGGTCGAGGTGGGCCAACGCGGCGACCCCGATCGCGCGCCGGGCGGGGTGCCGGTCCGGCGGGCTGAACCGGCTGACCGCGCCGCGCAGCCAGGCCAGGGTGCCCGGCGGCCCGGCGGGCGCGGCGGGCACCACGCATCGGGGGTCGGTCAGCACGGCGAGCACATCGGCGTGCCGGGTGACCACCCACCCGTCGTCGAGGAGTACGGGCGCCGCGCACGCTGGCGTCCCCGGGTCCTGCGGAATCTCCGGCCAACTCATCCCCCGACCGTAGGCCCGGAACCCTTCGGCCCAGGCCGAACGATCCGACCCTGTCGATCATGAGGTTGGCGGCGGTTTCCGAGATCGACATCGCCGCCGAAGTCATGATCGACCTGGCGGAGGGTCAGGCGCGGGCGGGGGCGGTGTCGCGGGAGGGGGGTGGGGCGAGGTCGGCCGGGGTGCGGCCGAGGGCGGCAGCGAGGGCGGGGCGGCCGGCCGGGGTGAGGCGGACGGCGCGGCCGGTGCCGCGTACGGTCCAGCCGAGGTCGAGGAAGCGGCGGTTGAGGGCCGCCCCGAGCGCCCCGGCCAGGTGCGGGCGGCGCTCGGTCCAGTCCAGGCAGTCCCGGACCAGCGGACGCCGGGCGGCGCGCAGCGGCTCGACCGGCACACCCAACTCGGCGAGCCAGGCCACCCCGTGCGCGGTGACGGCGAGGCCGCCGGTCCGGTCCAGCACGCCCCGGTCCAGCAGCGCGTCGTGCAGCAGCACGCCGAGCCGGCCGGCCAGGTGGTCGTAACAGGTCCGGGCGTACGCGAGGACGGCGCCGGCAGAGGCGGCGCGCAGCGTGCGGGGCGGCGCCGGCTGGGCGGGCGCGTGCCCGGCCAGGTCCTCGATGAGCTGGGCCACCGACGGGCCGGCGAGGCGGACGTACCGGTGCCGGCCCTGCCGCTCCTCGACCAGCAGGCCGCCTCGCACCAGCCGGTTGAGGTGGTCGGTCGCGGTGGAGGGTGCCACCCCGCCGGCCCGGGCCAGCTCCCCCGCCGTCCAGGCCCGCCCGTCGAGCAGGGCCAGGCAGAAGGCGGCGCGGGTCCGGTCGGCGAGCAGCGCGGCGAGCCCGGCCATCGCGCGTCCGTCGGTGCTGGTGCTGGTCATCCCCCCATGCTGGCACGCGCACCGTTCGGCGCCGACCGACACGTGCGACACCTCTTTACATCGTTGTATCCAACGTTGTAAGAACGGGGCACCGCACCTCCGTCCACACCCGAGGCAGGTCTGATGGGACACCTCCACCGCGGCGGCGTGCTCGCCGCCGTACTCGCTCTGGTGCTGACCACGACGGCGGCCGCGCCGGCCGCCGGCGCCACCCCCGACCGCTACCGCAACCCGATCTCCGCCGACTTCGCCGACACCTTCGCCGACCCGGTGATCGTGCGCGGCGACGACGGCCTCTGGTACGCCTTCGGCACCTCCGATCCGCTGCGCGAGGGCGAACGCCAGGCGCACCGGGTGCCGATCGCCCGCTCCGCCGACCTCGTCGACTGGACGTCCGTCGGGGACGCCTTCGCCCCCGGCCAGCGCCCGTCCTGGGCCGCCGCCGGGGCGGCGTTCTGGGCGCCCGACGTGCGTCGGGTCGCCGGCCACTGGGTCATGTACGTGACCGTCACCGACACCACCGTCTCCGGCGACACCTTCGACACCGCCGTCGGGGCCGCCACCGCGCCCACCCCGGCCGGGCCGTGGACGTTCGCCGACGAGCCCGTGATCGCCCCGCGTCCCGGCGGGGGCGGCGGCTACCTCTGGACCATCGACCCGAGCCAGTTCACCGACAGCGACGGCCGGAACTACCTCTACTACGGCAGCTACTACGGCGGCGTCTCGGTCACCGAACTGTCCCCGGACGGGCTGCGGGCGGTCGGCGCGCCGACCCTGGTGGCGATCGACAACAAGTTCGAGGGCAGCTACGTGGTGCGCCACGACGGCTGGTACTACCTCTTCGCCTCCACGGCGAACTGCTGCGCCGGGCCGGCCACCGGCTACTCCGTCCAGGTCGGCCGGTCCCGCAGCCCGCGCGGGCCGTTCGTGGACCGCGACGGCCAGCGGCTCGACGTCTCCCGGGCCGGCGGCACCCCGGTGCTCACCCAGAACGGCAACCGCTGGATCGGCACCGGGCACAACGCGGTGCTGACCGACCTGTCCGGCCAGGACTGGATCGTCTACCACGCGATCGACCGGGCCGACCCCTACCTGGACGAGCCGTTCGGCATCAACGAGCGGCCCATGCTGCTGGACCGCCTCGACTGGGTGGCCGGCTGGCCGACGGTGAACGCCGGCGCCGGCCCCTCCGACGGGCCCCGGCCCGCGCCGGTCACCACTGGCCGCCCCGACGCCCGCTTCGACTCGGCCGACCTCACCGGCTGGCGGGCGGACGGCGCCTGGCGGGTGGACGCCGGCCAGGTCACCGGCACCGGCACGCTGACCAGCCGTGCCGCCGTGGGCGGGGACGTGCGCGCGGAGGCCGACCTGCGGCTGGCCGGCGCGGCCGCCGCCGGGCTGCGACTGGGCCGGGTGGACGTCCGGATCGACGGCGGCCGGCTCAGCGTCCGGGAGGCCGGCGGGGCGACGGCGGAGACGGCGCTGCCCGCCGGGGTCGACCTCACCGACCCGCACAACCTGGCCGTCGAGGTACGCGGCCGGCAGCTCGTCGCCGAGCTGAGCCCGGCCCGCCTCGGCGACCAGCTCGCCGTGGTGACGCTGGCCCTGACCCGCCCGGCGGCCGGGCCGCTCGCCCTGCTCGCGGAGGGCGGCCCGGCCGCCTTCGACAACGTCAGCGCGGCCCGGCTGTACCGTCCGGTCCGGCACACCGCCGCCCCGCCGACGGTCGGCCCGCTGCTGCCCGGCTGGTCGGACGAGTTCACCGACGGGTTGGACCCGGCCTGGCGGTGGATCCGGCCCAACCCGGCGGCCACCGTCGCCGACGGCGCGCTGCGCTGGCCGGTGGAGCCGACGGACCTCGTCGGCACCGGGAACACCGCGGGCGTGCTGCTGCGCGAGGCCCCGGCCGGCGACTACGTGGCGGAGACCAGGGTCACCCTCGACCTCGGCGCGGACAGCGTCCGCAACTACCAGCAGGCGGGCCTGGTGGCGTATGTGGACGACGACCGGTTCGCCCGGCTGGCTCAGGTGGCCATCTGGAACACCCGCCAGGTCGAGTACGGCTACGAGCTGCCCTTCGCCGGCCGGCCCGTGTACGGCGGCAGCATCGTCGGCACCCCGGCCACCACCACCTGGCTGCGGCTGGCCCACCACGTCGACCCGGTCACCGGCGAGCACGAGTTCCGGGCCGGTTCCAGCCGGGACGGCACGCACTGGACCTGGGGCGCGGTGTGGACCTTCCCGGCCGACACCACGCCCCGGATCGGCCTGGTCGCGCACGGGGGCGCCACGCCGCCGGTGACCGCCGAGTTCGACTACCTGCGGTTCTACCGCTGATCCCCGGGCCGGGGCCGTCCACCGCGGGCGGCCCCGGGCGGGTCAGCCACCGGGGTGCGGGCAGGCCGGGACCAGGTCGCTGACCGTACGGCTCTCGCTGTCGTAGCTGCGCGCGGCGACGAACTCCCCGGTGGCGCGGTCGACGCCGGCCACCGCCCGGGCCCGGCGCCGGTCGGCGCCGCGGAACCGCAGCGCCAGGCTCAGGTGCGGGACCCAGTGCCCGGGCAGCTGCCAGGGCTGCGGGCCGGGCGCCTCGGCGAGCACGTCCCAGACCGCCCGGTGCAGGGCAGTCAGCTGGGGCGCGGGCCGGACCAGCCAGACCAGCGGCGCGGTGCCGTCGAGC
This sequence is a window from Micromonospora sp. NBRC 110009. Protein-coding genes within it:
- a CDS encoding cytochrome P450, translated to MSWPEIPQDPGTPACAAPVLLDDGWVVTRHADVLAVLTDPRCVVPAAPAGPPGTLAWLRGAVSRFSPPDRHPARRAIGVAALAHLDPDELRQAAARLAGEALDEAAARQALDGAGPAGGSRDGVAAGRTGDERDRAGGTLEVLARRVPLSVLAARLGLADLAAAGPAVAAVAAAYHPGAAPAAVARADRAVAALLAMSPPAPPEAAANRIGLLVQACDATAGLIGAAVRHGLAAPAALSTGDLLAEVLRLDPPVRGTRRVTTAALHLGGREIGPDAPLLLRFDAANRDPAAHSEPDRFRPGRPGGSLTFGAGPRGCPGERHALALAAGVVDVLRRRAGPDHPARPTLTVPTSTEVTVR
- a CDS encoding ArsR/SmtB family transcription factor; protein product: MTSTSTDGRAMAGLAALLADRTRAAFCLALLDGRAWTAGELARAGGVAPSTATDHLNRLVRGGLLVEERQGRHRYVRLAGPSVAQLIEDLAGHAPAQPAPPRTLRAASAGAVLAYARTCYDHLAGRLGVLLHDALLDRGVLDRTGGLAVTAHGVAWLAELGVPVEPLRAARRPLVRDCLDWTERRPHLAGALGAALNRRFLDLGWTVRGTGRAVRLTPAGRPALAAALGRTPADLAPPPSRDTAPARA
- a CDS encoding family 43 glycosylhydrolase, translated to MGHLHRGGVLAAVLALVLTTTAAAPAAGATPDRYRNPISADFADTFADPVIVRGDDGLWYAFGTSDPLREGERQAHRVPIARSADLVDWTSVGDAFAPGQRPSWAAAGAAFWAPDVRRVAGHWVMYVTVTDTTVSGDTFDTAVGAATAPTPAGPWTFADEPVIAPRPGGGGGYLWTIDPSQFTDSDGRNYLYYGSYYGGVSVTELSPDGLRAVGAPTLVAIDNKFEGSYVVRHDGWYYLFASTANCCAGPATGYSVQVGRSRSPRGPFVDRDGQRLDVSRAGGTPVLTQNGNRWIGTGHNAVLTDLSGQDWIVYHAIDRADPYLDEPFGINERPMLLDRLDWVAGWPTVNAGAGPSDGPRPAPVTTGRPDARFDSADLTGWRADGAWRVDAGQVTGTGTLTSRAAVGGDVRAEADLRLAGAAAAGLRLGRVDVRIDGGRLSVREAGGATAETALPAGVDLTDPHNLAVEVRGRQLVAELSPARLGDQLAVVTLALTRPAAGPLALLAEGGPAAFDNVSAARLYRPVRHTAAPPTVGPLLPGWSDEFTDGLDPAWRWIRPNPAATVADGALRWPVEPTDLVGTGNTAGVLLREAPAGDYVAETRVTLDLGADSVRNYQQAGLVAYVDDDRFARLAQVAIWNTRQVEYGYELPFAGRPVYGGSIVGTPATTTWLRLAHHVDPVTGEHEFRAGSSRDGTHWTWGAVWTFPADTTPRIGLVAHGGATPPVTAEFDYLRFYR
- a CDS encoding 2'-5' RNA ligase family protein, which translates into the protein MRTVELLCSPELEEAVRGVWQRLAEAGLPSLARNTHPTNRPHLTLASVDEFPPGAEQRLADLCDAALPLPARLDRVTVLDGTAPLVWLVRPAPQLTALHRAVWDVLAEAPGPQPWQLPGHWVPHLSLALRFRGADRRRARAVAGVDRATGEFVAARSYDSESRTVSDLVPACPHPGG